A single region of the Syntrophotaleaceae bacterium genome encodes:
- a CDS encoding diguanylate cyclase, with translation MPNTALIIGETPEARQSVAEIVDATRQFQRKLYCADDRRALRWLQDNPVDMVFCGLTEQNMRHLKILTGFMKDEPEWRDIPVVVFSHPGKRDLLIRALESGASDGMTRETAIEEITAKIRWHLKNRQRIQGLCMSRSQLARMALCDGLTGLYNRAYFDATLEKEIARSRRSKLPLSLLLVDLDHFKKINDNHGHLVGDRVLANVAAALRDQSRVADTVCRYGGEEFAIILPETPLAGAQLVAERIRRQISELKLEVSVTTSIGINCAEHYEELVPDLLIAGADSALYAAKRKGRNRCEVATRNETDFCDLHLVYPGNLAVASA, from the coding sequence ATGCCAAATACTGCACTGATCATAGGGGAAACCCCCGAGGCGAGGCAGAGTGTTGCCGAGATAGTTGATGCCACCCGTCAGTTTCAGCGCAAGCTCTACTGCGCTGACGACCGCAGGGCGCTTCGATGGCTGCAGGATAACCCTGTGGATATGGTTTTTTGCGGGTTGACGGAGCAGAACATGCGCCATCTGAAAATCCTGACCGGATTTATGAAGGACGAACCGGAATGGCGGGATATACCTGTTGTGGTTTTTTCTCACCCCGGCAAGCGAGACCTGCTGATCCGAGCTCTGGAAAGTGGAGCGAGTGACGGGATGACCCGGGAGACGGCCATCGAGGAGATTACCGCCAAGATCCGCTGGCACTTGAAAAACCGTCAACGAATTCAGGGTTTGTGCATGAGCCGGAGTCAGCTGGCCCGCATGGCTCTCTGTGACGGGTTGACCGGCCTCTACAACAGGGCCTACTTCGATGCCACCCTGGAGAAGGAAATTGCCCGCAGCCGCCGGTCCAAGTTGCCGCTGTCTCTGTTGCTGGTGGATCTGGATCATTTCAAGAAGATCAATGACAACCACGGTCATCTGGTGGGTGACCGGGTGCTTGCCAATGTGGCTGCCGCACTGCGGGATCAGAGTCGCGTTGCCGATACGGTCTGCCGCTATGGCGGCGAGGAGTTTGCGATCATTCTTCCCGAAACGCCATTGGCCGGCGCTCAGCTGGTTGCCGAAAGGATACGGCGCCAGATCTCTGAGCTAAAGCTAGAGGTTTCGGTGACCACGAGTATCGGCATCAACTGTGCTGAACATTACGAGGAACTGGTTCCCGATCTGCTGATCGCCGGCGCCGACTCTGCCCTCTATGCCGCCAAGCGCAAAGGTCGCAACCGCTGTGAGGTGGCGACCAGGAATGAGACCGATTTCTGCGATCTGCATCTGGTATATCCCGGCAATCTTGCAGTGGCTTCGGCTTGA
- a CDS encoding PilZ domain-containing protein: MMVEQFADCVMVNVTVPMKGRQVLHVDGVLRNFSPPHLEIQFPTQPLPLEAIDPGGKWRVTFDKGIAFLTAWADLVRAIQPNLVLLFVTNSEISSHVRRDYRIDTEIYLRYWQGGEGRHRQKPQRARVNLSGYGISFRTTKSLPPGGLMEMEMHLPGATLETVRCLGRVIRTVEKSPGFLETAFELVNLQPDDREKITHFSMTEQFKAMQNKNRIFASTLQDPGESSIE; the protein is encoded by the coding sequence ATGATGGTGGAACAATTCGCCGACTGCGTGATGGTCAACGTAACCGTTCCCATGAAAGGGCGGCAGGTCCTGCATGTGGACGGGGTTCTCCGAAACTTCTCCCCTCCTCACCTGGAAATCCAGTTTCCCACCCAGCCCCTGCCTCTTGAGGCGATTGATCCGGGCGGAAAGTGGCGGGTCACTTTCGATAAGGGAATCGCCTTTCTCACCGCCTGGGCCGATCTCGTCCGGGCGATCCAGCCCAACCTTGTACTGCTCTTTGTCACCAATTCCGAGATCAGCTCCCATGTTCGCCGCGATTACCGTATCGATACAGAAATCTATCTTCGTTACTGGCAGGGCGGCGAAGGCCGTCACAGGCAAAAACCCCAGCGGGCCAGGGTCAATCTGAGCGGATACGGAATCAGCTTCCGGACGACAAAATCCCTGCCTCCCGGGGGTCTAATGGAAATGGAGATGCATTTGCCGGGAGCGACACTGGAAACGGTTCGATGTCTGGGCAGGGTCATCAGGACAGTGGAAAAAAGTCCGGGGTTTCTGGAAACGGCTTTTGAACTGGTGAATCTGCAACCGGACGACCGGGAAAAGATAACTCATTTCTCCATGACCGAACAATTCAAGGCCATGCAGAACAAAAACCGCATCTTTGCTTCAACCTTGCAGGATCCGGGGGAAAGTTCAATAGAATAA
- a CDS encoding PilZ domain-containing protein, which yields MSALDHLKDFRIIQITLPIRDDQTMSLECVARRRSVDTVEATFLTGQLPVEELDLKGGCRLFFEEDGHPIRLRATIEEVLDGDKLRLKVVETPLQFGNREFFRVDTDLTIRYTRFVEGEENQPRQIKARVNISGCGIRMPLPDTVQLNEKISLTLIFSEDPPKQATCIGQVKRLCPFAGGRKGVAMHFIEIESADRDAIIGFCMAAQREELRNKIQTRDLG from the coding sequence ATGTCAGCTCTCGATCATCTAAAAGATTTTCGGATTATTCAGATCACCCTTCCCATCAGGGATGATCAGACCATGTCCCTGGAGTGCGTGGCGCGCCGACGGTCCGTGGATACTGTCGAGGCGACCTTCCTGACCGGTCAGCTGCCTGTTGAGGAACTGGATCTGAAAGGCGGCTGCCGTCTCTTTTTTGAGGAAGATGGGCACCCAATCCGCCTCAGGGCGACCATAGAGGAGGTCCTCGACGGGGACAAACTGCGTTTAAAGGTTGTCGAAACACCGCTGCAGTTCGGCAACCGCGAATTCTTCCGGGTGGATACCGACCTGACCATCCGCTATACCCGCTTTGTGGAAGGCGAGGAGAACCAGCCCCGCCAAATTAAGGCGCGGGTCAATATCAGCGGCTGCGGCATTCGCATGCCCCTGCCTGATACCGTCCAGCTGAATGAAAAGATTTCTCTAACCTTGATTTTCAGTGAGGATCCCCCGAAACAGGCCACCTGCATCGGCCAGGTCAAACGTTTGTGCCCTTTTGCCGGAGGCCGAAAAGGAGTAGCCATGCACTTTATCGAGATTGAGTCTGCCGACCGCGACGCGATTATCGGTTTTTGCATGGCGGCCCAGCGTGAGGAACTGCGCAACAAGATTCAGACCCGGGATCTGGGGTAG
- the fliS gene encoding flagellar export chaperone FliS, translating to MNAYLNSYQQNQISTASREQILIMLYDGAIRFTRQAIHAIGEGNISGKVTGIQKAMAIVMEFRNTLDHQIGGEIAANLDALYDYMIRNMLEANLTNEAKPLEVVEGLLCDLRETWTQAIETVREEQKVETKTANGDYKPLNASF from the coding sequence ATGAATGCCTATCTGAACAGTTACCAGCAGAACCAGATCTCCACTGCATCCCGCGAGCAGATCCTGATCATGCTCTACGACGGCGCGATCCGCTTCACCCGGCAGGCCATCCATGCCATCGGGGAGGGGAACATTTCCGGCAAGGTCACTGGTATCCAGAAGGCCATGGCCATCGTCATGGAATTCCGCAATACTCTGGATCACCAGATCGGCGGGGAAATCGCCGCCAACCTCGATGCCCTGTACGACTACATGATCCGCAACATGCTCGAGGCCAACCTGACAAACGAAGCGAAACCTCTCGAGGTGGTCGAAGGCCTGTTGTGCGATCTTCGGGAAACCTGGACGCAGGCTATCGAAACAGTCCGCGAGGAACAGAAGGTCGAGACCAAGACGGCCAATGGCGATTACAAACCTCTGAATGCCAGCTTCTGA
- the fliD gene encoding flagellar filament capping protein FliD — MAISFGGLATGLDTTSLIKQLMEAERRPLSRLETDKAFFSARLSALAKFEDKLDGFLSKIEDLDSVTELQAKKATLSSEDFFAATADSDALPGSYQVEVVDLAQVQKSVSQGVSSKTANSFGTGSLTLTVGSEAPVSITIDAESNSLEGIMTAINEADAGVTAAIINDGTASPYRLVVTGNDIATGFSLDFSALAGGVEGYEPPALATTQNAQQAHIRVDGIDIYSDSNTLSEAIPGVSLDLSKAEEGTLTNLTVKLDEDSIKGLIKDFVSGYNDVVSFVTSQSKSEGGSAGILVGDSGLNNIKRRLQSLLTTQAGGSITSLSQLGLETQKDGTLQIDDATLSDAIKSNLSGVTELLVGNESVDGIATRFKNYLEDITDNTDGFYAGRKESIERNVKRIEKGIERMEMRLEKREQNLYDQFNALEQLISGMNSTSSYLSAQLESLENLWSYKR, encoded by the coding sequence ATGGCGATATCTTTCGGCGGCCTGGCCACCGGCCTGGACACCACCTCTCTGATCAAACAGTTGATGGAGGCTGAGCGCCGGCCGCTCAGCCGACTGGAGACGGACAAGGCTTTTTTCAGCGCGCGTTTGTCGGCCCTCGCCAAGTTCGAGGACAAGTTGGATGGCTTTTTGTCGAAAATCGAGGATCTCGATTCGGTAACCGAACTGCAGGCAAAAAAAGCAACCTTGAGTTCGGAAGATTTCTTTGCCGCTACCGCCGACAGCGATGCACTCCCCGGCAGCTACCAGGTCGAGGTGGTCGATCTTGCTCAGGTACAGAAAAGTGTCAGCCAGGGGGTTTCCAGCAAAACGGCCAACAGTTTCGGTACAGGCAGTTTGACCCTGACCGTGGGCAGTGAAGCACCGGTGAGTATTACCATCGATGCCGAAAGCAATTCTCTGGAAGGCATCATGACCGCCATCAACGAAGCGGATGCAGGCGTCACGGCAGCCATCATCAACGACGGCACCGCAAGTCCCTATCGGCTGGTTGTGACCGGGAACGATATCGCTACCGGGTTCAGTCTCGATTTCTCTGCCTTGGCAGGGGGCGTTGAGGGTTATGAGCCTCCGGCGCTTGCTACAACCCAAAACGCCCAACAGGCTCACATCCGTGTGGACGGCATCGATATTTACAGCGACAGCAACACCCTGAGCGAAGCAATTCCCGGCGTGTCACTGGACCTGTCAAAGGCTGAAGAAGGCACCCTTACCAACCTGACCGTAAAGTTGGATGAGGACTCCATAAAAGGATTAATCAAAGATTTCGTTTCGGGCTATAACGATGTTGTTTCCTTCGTCACCAGCCAGTCCAAATCCGAGGGGGGAAGCGCGGGCATTCTGGTTGGGGATTCGGGCCTCAACAACATCAAGCGACGCCTGCAGAGCCTGCTGACCACTCAAGCCGGTGGCAGCATCACCTCTCTGTCCCAGTTGGGTCTCGAAACCCAAAAAGACGGCACCCTTCAGATCGATGACGCAACATTATCGGATGCAATCAAGAGCAACCTCTCCGGTGTGACCGAACTGTTGGTGGGCAATGAATCGGTAGATGGCATCGCCACCCGCTTCAAAAACTATCTGGAAGATATCACCGACAACACCGATGGTTTTTATGCCGGTCGCAAGGAAAGCATCGAGAGAAACGTAAAACGCATTGAAAAAGGCATTGAACGCATGGAGATGCGTCTTGAAAAACGGGAGCAGAACCTTTACGACCAGTTCAACGCCCTCGAGCAATTGATAAGCGGCATGAACTCGACCAGCAGTTATCTGAGCGCACAACTGGAATCACTCGAAAATTTGTGGAGTTATAAACGATGA
- a CDS encoding flagellar protein FlaG: MKVDSAAVSGTVTPKLATSADEITRVREETANRVDSDTARKKVQPEEILDQIKSLTEDGAYSVRFEMEHKTNQMVVRLVEVESGEMIRQIPPEELIDLTKHLKELRGSLVDTTG, from the coding sequence ATGAAAGTTGACTCTGCAGCCGTCTCCGGGACCGTCACGCCAAAATTGGCGACAAGCGCCGACGAAATCACTCGCGTCCGCGAAGAAACCGCCAACCGGGTCGATTCGGATACCGCCAGGAAAAAGGTGCAGCCCGAGGAGATACTCGATCAGATCAAGTCCCTCACTGAAGACGGCGCCTACAGTGTACGTTTTGAGATGGAGCATAAGACCAACCAGATGGTGGTGCGTCTTGTGGAGGTCGAATCGGGCGAAATGATTCGACAGATTCCACCCGAAGAACTTATCGATCTGACCAAACACTTGAAAGAACTACGCGGCAGCCTGGTGGACACCACCGGGTAG
- a CDS encoding flagellin → MAITINTNVMSLNAQRNLGQSQGALGKSMQRLSSGLRINSAKDDAAGLAISDRMTSQIRGLNQAARNANDGISLAQTAEGALGESTNILQRMRELAVQSANDTNTNQDRASLQAEVDQLISELDRIGNNTTFNGKKLLDGSMTDAKFHVGANADQSISLSISDARANALGANAEVSSTGITAPGTASGLLTNISGVLTINDQVITTSNDNLSTTDADNSAASVAAGINAFSATTGVSATANATTVNLGAVSLDADGLAAGEFAINGVDIMLASVQAADANGALTDAINAVSNQTGVTAEMNSSNQMVLTASDGRNIQLEADGNGDALFGSLDLTAVQDEVIVGSVTLSSENAIVINQGTAAGSGMTFTAGTTNVTTANSMTNVDISTQSGANSAITNIDRAIAQIDSSRGDLGAVQNRFESTIANLNNVAENLSAARSRILDADIAQETSNMTKQNILQQAGVSILAQANQAPQLALSLLG, encoded by the coding sequence ATGGCAATTACCATCAACACTAACGTAATGTCCCTCAACGCTCAGCGTAACCTCGGCCAGTCTCAGGGTGCCTTGGGCAAATCGATGCAACGCCTCTCTTCCGGTCTGCGCATCAACAGCGCCAAGGACGACGCCGCCGGTCTGGCGATCTCCGACCGCATGACCTCGCAGATCCGCGGCCTCAACCAGGCCGCCCGGAACGCCAACGACGGCATCTCCCTGGCCCAGACCGCTGAAGGCGCCCTGGGAGAAAGCACCAACATTCTGCAGCGCATGCGCGAACTGGCCGTACAGTCGGCCAACGATACCAACACCAATCAAGACCGGGCATCTCTTCAGGCGGAAGTTGACCAGCTGATTTCGGAACTGGACCGTATCGGCAACAACACCACCTTCAACGGTAAAAAACTCCTCGATGGAAGCATGACCGACGCCAAGTTCCATGTTGGCGCCAATGCCGACCAATCCATCTCTCTGTCGATCAGCGATGCCCGTGCCAATGCTCTGGGTGCCAACGCGGAAGTATCCTCTACTGGAATAACTGCACCTGGTACGGCATCCGGACTCTTGACCAACATTTCAGGCGTACTGACGATCAACGATCAGGTCATTACCACCTCAAATGACAATCTTTCCACCACAGACGCCGATAACTCGGCAGCTTCGGTTGCTGCAGGGATCAATGCCTTTTCTGCTACGACCGGTGTAAGCGCCACAGCCAACGCAACAACTGTTAATTTGGGTGCTGTTTCCCTCGATGCAGACGGCCTGGCAGCAGGTGAATTCGCGATTAACGGCGTCGATATTATGTTGGCTTCAGTTCAGGCTGCCGATGCAAACGGCGCTTTGACTGATGCGATCAATGCTGTGTCAAACCAAACCGGTGTTACCGCTGAAATGAACTCTTCCAACCAAATGGTTCTTACGGCTAGCGATGGCCGTAATATCCAGCTGGAAGCAGATGGTAACGGCGACGCCTTGTTTGGCAGTCTCGACCTGACGGCGGTTCAAGATGAGGTCATCGTCGGCTCCGTAACTCTCAGCAGTGAAAATGCAATCGTTATCAATCAGGGTACGGCTGCTGGTTCGGGTATGACCTTTACCGCAGGAACAACCAATGTAACGACTGCGAACTCCATGACCAACGTGGATATTTCCACTCAGTCCGGAGCGAACAGCGCGATCACCAACATCGACCGCGCCATTGCCCAGATCGACTCCTCCCGCGGAGATCTCGGCGCCGTGCAGAACCGCTTCGAATCGACCATCGCCAACCTCAACAACGTTGCTGAAAACCTGAGCGCCGCCCGCAGCCGGATCCTGGATGCAGACATCGCGCAGGAAACCTCCAACATGACCAAGCAGAACATTCTGCAGCAGGCCGGCGTCTCCATTCTGGCCCAGGCCAACCAGGCCCCGCAGCTGGCTCTGTCGCTGCTCGGCTAA
- a CDS encoding flagellar assembly protein FliW, translating to MRKIQSRFGEIEYSDENLLTFPEGLIGFEHLRRFVVMPNEKEGPLFWIQSVEDPNIAFILTDPTNFFLDYRVVPDQRERVKLGLEETEECFVLTVVTVPPDRKITLNLAAPILFAPKSNRALQVILEGTKYQSRTPLPTIEEARAAAEEKAGQ from the coding sequence ATGAGGAAGATTCAGAGCCGCTTCGGCGAAATCGAATACAGCGACGAAAACCTCCTGACCTTCCCGGAAGGACTCATCGGTTTCGAGCATCTGCGCAGGTTCGTGGTCATGCCCAACGAGAAGGAAGGTCCCCTGTTCTGGATTCAGAGCGTCGAGGACCCGAACATCGCCTTCATCCTCACCGATCCGACCAATTTCTTTCTCGATTACCGGGTGGTTCCCGATCAGCGGGAGCGGGTGAAATTGGGACTCGAGGAGACGGAGGAATGCTTCGTCCTGACCGTGGTGACCGTGCCTCCCGACCGGAAGATCACCCTCAACCTGGCTGCGCCGATCCTGTTCGCACCGAAAAGCAACCGGGCGCTGCAGGTCATCCTGGAAGGCACCAAATACCAGAGCCGCACCCCCCTGCCGACTATCGAGGAAGCCCGGGCCGCGGCCGAAGAAAAGGCTGGCCAATAA
- the csrA gene encoding carbon storage regulator CsrA, whose protein sequence is MLVLTRKAGEGIVIGDDIKITVIELKGGGIRIGIEAPSDKKIYRQEVYDRICLENKEATQWNLADLNDLSSSLAGRKEPK, encoded by the coding sequence ATGCTTGTACTCACCCGTAAAGCCGGTGAAGGAATCGTCATCGGCGACGACATCAAGATAACCGTAATCGAGCTGAAGGGCGGCGGCATCCGTATCGGCATCGAGGCCCCTTCAGATAAAAAAATCTATCGGCAGGAAGTTTACGACCGTATTTGCCTGGAAAACAAGGAGGCGACCCAATGGAACCTTGCAGATCTGAACGATTTGAGCAGCAGCCTGGCCGGGAGGAAAGAACCGAAATGA
- the flgL gene encoding flagellar hook-associated protein FlgL: MKTTQATVYRALQHQINKMEDRLLDQRLSAATGKRINKPSDDPSAVRPVLNARSQIQQSDRYLRSLGTASDRLQIQDSHLDQVSNLLIRAQETTIAAGNGAASAADLQSYANDIANIREELYALANSQVDGKYIFAGFEENTIPFPDTSDPFTYDGTSDEIRLEIAPGEKIQTNLTGDRLFQGAGIPGGINLFDLLSQIETSLTSNDPTAALSHLDDLKAGSEQVSLMRSKMGNIAQRVENAQLHMENVKIDMQEVLSRYEDVDIVETITNLNQQQLAFEAALNVTGKVSELSILNYL; this comes from the coding sequence ATGAAAACGACCCAGGCGACCGTTTACCGGGCCCTTCAACACCAGATCAACAAGATGGAAGACCGGCTGCTCGATCAGCGCCTGTCCGCCGCCACCGGCAAGCGGATCAACAAACCCTCCGACGATCCCTCGGCCGTTCGCCCGGTCCTCAACGCCCGCAGCCAGATCCAGCAGAGCGACCGGTACCTGCGCAGCCTCGGCACCGCCTCCGACCGCCTGCAGATCCAGGATTCCCATCTCGACCAGGTGAGCAACCTGCTTATCCGGGCCCAGGAAACCACCATCGCCGCCGGTAACGGCGCGGCGAGCGCCGCTGACCTGCAGAGCTACGCGAACGACATCGCCAATATCCGGGAAGAGCTCTATGCCCTGGCCAACTCCCAGGTCGACGGCAAATACATCTTCGCCGGGTTCGAGGAAAACACAATTCCCTTCCCCGACACCAGCGACCCCTTTACCTACGACGGTACCAGCGATGAGATCAGGCTGGAGATTGCTCCCGGGGAAAAGATCCAAACCAATCTGACCGGTGACAGGCTGTTCCAGGGGGCAGGAATACCTGGCGGAATCAACCTGTTCGACCTGCTGAGCCAGATCGAGACCAGCCTCACCTCCAATGACCCGACCGCGGCCCTGAGCCACCTCGACGATTTGAAGGCCGGATCGGAGCAGGTCAGCCTCATGCGCAGCAAGATGGGCAACATCGCCCAGCGGGTTGAGAACGCCCAACTGCACATGGAAAACGTCAAGATCGACATGCAGGAAGTGCTGTCCCGCTACGAAGACGTCGACATCGTCGAAACGATCACCAATCTCAATCAGCAGCAGCTGGCTTTCGAAGCGGCGCTGAATGTGACGGGTAAGGTTTCGGAGTTGTCAATTTTGAATTACTTGTAA
- the flgK gene encoding flagellar hook-associated protein FlgK, whose protein sequence is MGGLSTALNTGKTSLSTTQKIIEISGNNIANVNTPGYSRQKATLSTYPSLTFGGFVVGQGVLVNNIEREHDAFLTSEIRDKSASYGEEDAKTMPLAELERLFNISDGGLGTEIDNFFDSWQELAANPGGQTERDLVIQQGGLLADAFHSTIEGLDSVRRNIDETLLAKLEGINDSLQRVADLNNRIATIESVGQSANSFRDERDLLLADLSKTIGAKSLENKDGVVSVQLPNGLPLVQNGQAITLEGSIVANELQLNVTVGTISRPVDTTRLGGEFKGLLEIRDQLIPELEGKVDKLANDLIQAVNNVHRNGTALNGVTGADFFNDPGTVAGSANAISVLLTSPDEVAAGQSSAPGDNTIAQAIAELGSAKVVDGNDTLVGSYSRIVSRVGVESGQNELARNANEDTMTQLQNLRDGVAGVSLEEEMINLIKFQKGFEASAKLLSTVDEMMDTLMSIKR, encoded by the coding sequence TCAGCACCTACCCTTCCCTGACCTTTGGCGGTTTTGTCGTCGGCCAGGGGGTACTGGTCAACAACATCGAGCGGGAACACGATGCCTTTCTCACCAGCGAGATCCGCGACAAGAGCGCAAGCTATGGCGAAGAGGATGCCAAAACGATGCCGCTGGCCGAACTGGAACGTCTCTTCAACATTTCCGACGGCGGGCTGGGCACCGAGATCGACAACTTCTTCGACTCCTGGCAGGAACTCGCGGCAAATCCGGGCGGCCAGACCGAACGCGACCTGGTCATTCAGCAGGGCGGCCTGCTGGCCGATGCCTTTCATTCCACCATTGAGGGACTCGATTCAGTGAGGCGCAACATCGATGAAACCCTGCTCGCGAAGCTGGAGGGAATCAACGACAGTCTGCAACGGGTCGCCGACCTCAACAACCGTATCGCGACCATCGAAAGCGTCGGTCAATCGGCCAATTCCTTCCGGGATGAAAGGGACCTGCTGCTCGCCGACCTGTCGAAAACGATCGGAGCCAAGAGCCTTGAAAACAAGGACGGCGTCGTCTCCGTCCAGTTGCCGAACGGCCTTCCCCTGGTGCAGAACGGCCAGGCCATTACGCTGGAAGGATCGATCGTCGCCAACGAACTGCAGCTCAACGTCACTGTCGGCACCATTTCCAGACCGGTGGATACCACCCGCCTGGGCGGCGAATTCAAGGGGCTGCTCGAAATCCGCGACCAGTTGATCCCCGAACTCGAAGGCAAGGTTGACAAACTGGCAAACGATTTGATTCAGGCAGTGAATAATGTACACCGAAACGGCACCGCTCTGAACGGCGTTACGGGGGCCGATTTCTTCAACGATCCGGGTACGGTCGCGGGCTCCGCCAATGCGATTTCGGTGTTGCTGACCAGTCCTGACGAAGTCGCCGCCGGACAGTCTTCGGCGCCGGGAGACAACACCATTGCCCAGGCGATAGCCGAACTGGGCAGCGCCAAGGTGGTCGACGGCAACGACACCCTGGTCGGCTCCTACTCCCGGATCGTTTCCCGGGTGGGCGTCGAATCCGGACAGAACGAACTGGCCCGCAACGCCAACGAAGACACCATGACCCAGTTGCAGAACCTGCGCGACGGCGTGGCCGGCGTCTCCCTGGAAGAAGAGATGATCAACCTGATCAAGTTTCAAAAAGGTTTCGAAGCCTCGGCCAAGCTCCTCTCCACGGTGGACGAGATGATGGATACCCTGATGAGCATCAAGAGGTGA